In Xiphophorus maculatus strain JP 163 A chromosome 15, X_maculatus-5.0-male, whole genome shotgun sequence, the following are encoded in one genomic region:
- the LOC102225090 gene encoding brain and acute leukemia cytoplasmic protein-like translates to MGCGGSRTDALEPRYLESWTKETESTWLTSTDTDIPLSSIQSIPSENSEAGFTSEKTMSPVPDFFEDGLPPPAQAYLKVCSAVSEASLNDVKPSSPPSVLASPQQDKMSPSSGTTVQRRSVLHTEEITKWQDNRMSTKQVTITVTQSIHQVDKNGKVKKSLTTYEVMKPVETLKQVTT, encoded by the exons ATGGGCTGCGGAGGGAGCAGGACCGACGCTCTGGAGCCTCGCTACCTGGAGAGCTGGACCAAAGAGACAGAGTCTACCTGGCTAACGAGCACGGACACCGACATCCCCCTGTCATCAATCCAGAGTATCCCTTCGGAAAACTCTGAGGCCGGCTTTACGTCTGAGAAAACAATGAGCCCCG TTCCAGATTTCTTTGAAGATGGCCTCCCTCCTCCCGCTCAGGCCTACCTGAAGGTTTGCTCAGCTGTGTCAGAGGCCAGTCTGAACGACGTGAAGCCCAGCAGCCCACCCTCTGTGCTGGCCTCTCCACAGCAGGACAAGATGTCGCCTTCATCAGGCACCACAGTGCAGCGCAGAAGTGTTTTACACACAGAAGAAATT ACAAAATGGCAGGACAACAGAATGTCGACCAAGCAAGTGACCATCACCGTGACCCAGAGCATCCACCAGGTGGACAAGAACGGGAAAGTCAAGAAGTCGCTTACAACTTATGAGGTTATGAAACCAGTGGAGACTTTGAAGCAGGTGACCACATGA
- the nme6 gene encoding nucleoside diphosphate kinase 6, whose product MLQTTGRLSKALQLTLAVIKPDAIAHPLIAEAIHQTILDNNFVIVRCKDLVWKRQDSERFYAEHSERFFYQRLVEFMSSGPMRAYVLAREDAIRHWRDQMGPTKVFQARYTSPACIRARFGLTDTRNTTHGSDSPESAQREISFFFPDFNVDQWLKKEEPLFRSRQIQYDQQDQIHKPLTPS is encoded by the exons ATGTTACAGACTACTGGCCGCCTGTCCAAAGCGCTACAGCTCACCCTGGCGGTCATCAAGCCCGATGCTATAGCTCATCCTTTAATAGCAGAG gcTATTCACCAGACAATTCTGGATAACAACTTCGTAATTGTCAGATGCAAAGACCTGGTGTGGAAAAGGCAGGATTCGGAGAGGTTTTATGCTGAACATTCAG AGCGATTCTTCTATCAAAGACTTGTAGAATTCATGTCAAG TGGTCCGATGAGAGCCTACGTTTTAGCTCGAGAGGATGCCATACGTCACTGGAGGGACCAGATGGGACCAACCAAAGTCTTTCAAGCCAGATACACATCCCCTGCCTGCATCAGGGCTCGCTTTGGCCTCACAGACACCAGAAACACAACTCATGGCTCCG attcTCCAGAGTCGGCTCAGAGAGAAATCAGTTTCTTCTTCCCAGATTTCAATGTGGATCAGTGGCTTAAGAAGGAGGAGCCGTTGTTCAGATCACGACAGATCCAATATGATCAACAAGATCAGATCCACAAACCTTTAACACCAAGCTGA